One part of the Chthonomonadales bacterium genome encodes these proteins:
- a CDS encoding GNAT family N-acetyltransferase, with amino-acid sequence MVRAFQHIRWDKPAHLFESYLAEQEDGRRVVLVALADTRFAGYLTVAWKPDYPPFRRRAVPEIQDFNVLPDYRRQGIGTRLMDEAEAIVATRSPVVGIGVGVYAAYGPAQRLYVRRGYVPDGRGLASHQRSVLPGDEVLVDDGLVLYLIKELRPDAEGA; translated from the coding sequence ATGGTGCGAGCTTTCCAGCACATCCGCTGGGACAAGCCCGCCCACCTGTTCGAGTCCTACCTGGCCGAGCAGGAGGATGGGCGCCGGGTCGTGCTCGTCGCCCTGGCAGACACCCGATTCGCCGGATACCTGACGGTGGCGTGGAAGCCTGACTACCCGCCGTTCCGCCGTCGCGCCGTCCCCGAGATCCAGGACTTCAACGTGCTGCCGGACTATCGCCGGCAGGGCATCGGCACCCGACTGATGGACGAGGCCGAGGCGATCGTGGCCACCCGATCGCCGGTCGTGGGCATCGGGGTCGGCGTCTACGCCGCCTACGGGCCGGCTCAGCGCCTCTATGTGCGCCGGGGCTACGTGCCGGATGGGCGCGGGCTGGCGTCGCACCAGCGCAGCGTGCTCCCCGGCGACGAGGTCCTCGTCGACGACGGCCTCGTGCTCTACCTCATCAAGGAACTGCGCCCCGACGCCGAGGGCGCGTGA
- a CDS encoding sulfatase-like hydrolase/transferase, translating into MLAYPVARPAAAAPAPGRPNIVLILADDMGWGDAGFNGRRAWKTPALERLAREGTVFERWYSAAPVCAPSRAALMTGRYGIHNGVSGNAGELPRGATTIARALRPRGYVTALVGKWHAGAPRPGERAPVHPLDRGFDEFFGFTDAVHAWQHFPKQLWDGRSLRPVSGHADSLFAERSIDFIRRQRGGPFFLYLALNSPHFRIEAPADDVARFRGRFAERDPARPRNATYAAMMLALDRAVGRVLRALDDQRLADDTLVVFTSDNGATFEVGNQGASAYHDSNAPLRGQKRSLWEGGIRVPAVVRWPGHVPAAKACREPIHMTDVFPTLLAAAGGAPDPAWKLDGLNMLATWTHERRLTPRTLYWEWRAEGYQQIAVMRGDRKVIVTGDGPPEMYDVERDPEERIDVFADHPRTGSLLLSMLRTWLLSETAESRAARPGARPAVRDPLSQDPARRPAPGPRPWLRWPWRW; encoded by the coding sequence ATGCTGGCCTACCCGGTCGCCCGGCCGGCCGCGGCCGCCCCGGCCCCGGGCAGGCCCAACATCGTGCTCATCCTGGCCGATGACATGGGCTGGGGCGACGCAGGCTTCAACGGGCGGCGCGCGTGGAAGACCCCGGCCCTCGAGCGTCTGGCGCGCGAGGGAACCGTCTTCGAGCGCTGGTACTCGGCCGCCCCGGTGTGCGCGCCAAGCCGGGCCGCGCTCATGACCGGCCGTTACGGCATTCACAACGGCGTCAGCGGTAACGCCGGCGAGCTGCCGCGCGGCGCGACCACCATTGCGCGGGCGCTGCGCCCTCGCGGCTACGTCACGGCGCTCGTGGGCAAATGGCATGCCGGCGCGCCGCGTCCGGGCGAGCGCGCCCCAGTGCACCCGCTCGATCGCGGCTTCGACGAGTTCTTCGGCTTCACCGACGCGGTGCACGCCTGGCAGCACTTCCCGAAGCAGCTCTGGGATGGCCGGAGCCTGCGGCCCGTGAGCGGTCATGCCGACTCCCTCTTCGCCGAGCGGAGCATCGACTTCATACGTCGCCAGCGTGGCGGGCCCTTCTTTCTCTATCTGGCACTCAACTCGCCGCACTTCCGCATCGAGGCGCCGGCCGACGACGTGGCGCGCTTTCGCGGCCGCTTCGCCGAGCGGGACCCGGCCCGCCCGCGCAACGCGACCTACGCGGCGATGATGCTCGCCCTGGACCGCGCCGTCGGCCGCGTTCTGCGCGCTCTCGACGACCAGCGGTTGGCCGACGACACGCTCGTGGTGTTCACGAGCGATAACGGGGCCACCTTCGAGGTGGGCAACCAGGGGGCCAGCGCCTACCACGACAGCAACGCGCCCTTGCGCGGCCAGAAGCGCTCGCTGTGGGAGGGCGGCATCCGCGTGCCGGCCGTGGTGCGCTGGCCGGGCCACGTGCCCGCCGCGAAGGCCTGCCGCGAGCCGATCCACATGACCGACGTGTTCCCGACGCTGCTGGCGGCGGCCGGCGGCGCCCCGGATCCGGCGTGGAAGCTGGACGGGCTGAACATGCTGGCCACCTGGACGCACGAGAGGAGGCTGACGCCGCGCACGCTTTACTGGGAGTGGCGCGCCGAGGGCTACCAGCAGATCGCGGTGATGCGCGGCGATCGGAAGGTCATCGTCACCGGCGACGGGCCGCCGGAGATGTACGACGTGGAGCGCGATCCGGAGGAGCGCATCGACGTGTTCGCCGACCACCCGCGCACCGGATCCCTGTTGCTCTCGATGCTGCGGACGTGGCTGCTGAGCGAGACAGCGGAGTCGCGCGCGGCGCGGCCGGGCGCCCGGCCGGCGGTCCGCGACCCGCTCTCGCAGGACCCAGCGCGGCGCCCCGCGCCGGGTCCCCGGCCGTGGCTGCGCTGGCCCTGGCGCTGGTAG
- a CDS encoding exo-alpha-sialidase, whose translation MRAAAALAAAALALAAPQAPPTEAPMPREYTVPIVDLSGDTKRQVVVDREPGQYLGHVTTVLLEDGRTLLAVYPRGHGRGAIVLKRSEDGGRNWSARQPVPENWATSLETPTIHRVVDAAGNKRLVLFSGLYPCRMAVSEDDGRHWTPLRPVGDWGGVVTMASVERLADGAYMALFHDDGRFLREGGKATGVFTLYKSLSRDGGLTWSQPEAICSASDVHLCEPGAVRSPDGRRIAVLLRENSRRRNSHVIFSSDEGRTWTAPRELPGALTGDRHVARYAPDGRLFISFRDTTLESSTHGDWVGWVGTWDDLAAGREGQYRVRLMDNHKDADCAYPGVEVLPDGAFVVTTYGHWTQGEPPYIVSVRFALPELDALARRARR comes from the coding sequence ATGAGGGCGGCCGCCGCACTGGCCGCGGCCGCGCTGGCCCTGGCGGCGCCACAAGCGCCGCCGACGGAGGCACCCATGCCGAGAGAATACACCGTGCCGATCGTCGACCTGAGCGGCGACACGAAGCGACAGGTGGTGGTCGACCGCGAGCCCGGCCAGTACCTGGGCCATGTCACCACGGTGCTGCTGGAGGATGGGCGCACGCTGCTGGCGGTCTATCCCAGGGGCCACGGACGCGGCGCCATCGTCCTCAAGCGCAGCGAGGACGGGGGCCGAAACTGGAGCGCGCGGCAGCCGGTGCCCGAGAACTGGGCCACCAGCCTGGAGACTCCCACGATCCACCGCGTGGTGGACGCGGCGGGCAACAAAAGGCTGGTCCTCTTCTCCGGCCTCTACCCGTGCCGCATGGCCGTCTCGGAGGACGACGGCCGCCACTGGACGCCGCTGCGCCCGGTGGGCGACTGGGGCGGCGTGGTGACCATGGCGAGCGTGGAGCGGCTGGCCGACGGCGCCTACATGGCGCTGTTCCACGACGACGGTCGGTTCCTGCGCGAGGGGGGCAAGGCGACCGGCGTCTTCACGCTCTACAAGAGCCTCTCGCGCGACGGCGGCCTCACCTGGAGCCAGCCCGAGGCCATCTGCTCCGCGTCCGACGTGCACCTGTGCGAGCCGGGCGCCGTCCGCTCCCCGGACGGTCGGCGAATCGCGGTGCTGCTGCGCGAGAACAGCCGCCGCCGCAACTCGCACGTCATCTTCTCCAGCGATGAGGGCCGCACCTGGACGGCCCCGCGCGAGCTTCCCGGCGCGCTCACCGGCGACCGGCACGTGGCGCGCTACGCTCCCGACGGCCGCCTCTTCATCTCGTTTCGCGACACGACGCTCGAAAGCTCGACGCATGGCGATTGGGTCGGCTGGGTGGGCACCTGGGACGACCTCGCGGCGGGCCGCGAGGGCCAGTACCGCGTCCGCCTGATGGACAATCACAAGGATGCCGACTGCGCCTACCCGGGCGTCGAGGTGCTTCCCGACGGCGCCTTCGTCGTGACGACGTACGGGCACTGGACGCAGGGCGAACCGCCCTACATCGTCAGCGTGCGATTCGCGCTGCCCGAGCTCGACGCGCTCGCCCGCCGCGCCCGGCGCTGA
- a CDS encoding phytanoyl-CoA dioxygenase family protein: MAFRYSDTHREEYLTDGLTVLRGLIPASLLGDLRRQADAARGIARAHAGPQVQRLQPVYAYPELDHGPFREFLALDGMREVVTRILGPDHAPSDIMGILFEPAESAWCTHWHRDWGYNVPGIDLDSFFAAACDPAMFNQLNGALYDDHSLWVVPGSHDRRDSDAERAAFPAVPPAAPALAEGMDAAERELACSAYARHMPGARPVALLAGDVAFYRSCAWHLGVYTPYARRATLHDGYYGPEDRAWQAEARRMSAEALAARGRPA; this comes from the coding sequence ATGGCTTTCCGCTACTCGGACACGCACCGCGAGGAGTACCTGACCGACGGCCTCACCGTTCTGCGCGGCCTCATCCCCGCGTCGCTCCTCGGCGACCTGCGCCGCCAGGCCGACGCGGCGCGCGGCATCGCGCGCGCGCACGCCGGTCCCCAGGTGCAGCGCCTGCAGCCCGTCTATGCGTACCCGGAGCTCGATCACGGCCCCTTCCGCGAGTTCCTCGCGCTCGACGGAATGCGCGAGGTCGTCACGCGCATCCTCGGGCCGGACCACGCGCCCTCCGACATCATGGGAATCCTCTTCGAGCCGGCCGAGAGCGCCTGGTGCACCCACTGGCACCGCGACTGGGGCTACAACGTGCCCGGCATCGACCTCGACTCGTTCTTCGCCGCCGCGTGCGACCCCGCGATGTTCAACCAGCTCAACGGGGCGCTCTACGACGATCATTCGCTGTGGGTCGTCCCGGGCAGCCACGACCGCCGCGACTCGGATGCAGAGCGCGCGGCCTTCCCCGCGGTGCCGCCCGCCGCGCCCGCCCTGGCCGAGGGCATGGACGCCGCCGAGCGGGAGCTCGCGTGCAGCGCCTACGCGCGCCACATGCCCGGCGCGCGGCCCGTGGCGCTCCTGGCCGGCGACGTCGCCTTCTACCGCTCGTGCGCCTGGCACCTGGGGGTCTATACGCCCTACGCGCGGCGAGCCACGCTGCATGACGGCTACTACGGACCGGAGGACCGCGCCTGGCAGGCCGAGGCGCGGCGCATGAGCGCGGAGGCGCTGGCCGCGCGTGGGCGGCCGGCATGA
- a CDS encoding sulfatase-like hydrolase/transferase produces the protein MGAPAEGTARQAARRPRNVLMLLSDDQRHDTVGALGNRDIRTPNLDRLVREGTALTHACTMGGRHGALCIPSRAMLLTGRMLFHAPDQIPAGVGLWPEELRKAGYTTFGTGKWHNNRDAFARAFSCGGPVFFGGMSDHARVPVQDFDPEGRYPDERARVENRFSSELFTDSLVRFLRDRRGAEPFMAYVAYTAPHDPRMAPEPYASMYPPERIPLPPNFLPGHPFDNGEIHNRDEDLAPFPRTPEVVRRHIADYYAMITHLDAQIGRVLDTLRETGLDRDTLVVFAGDNGLALGQHGLLGKQSLYEHSMRVPLIFSGPGVPRGARRDALCYLLDVYPTVCDLMGVAVPASVEGASLEKVLRGDADAVRDSLFLPYRDLGRAVRDRRWKLIEYRVAGERHTQLFDLRADPWETHDFSNDPEHQATLERMRALLARWQRETGDPAGVWTA, from the coding sequence ATGGGGGCGCCGGCGGAGGGGACGGCGCGGCAGGCGGCGCGACGGCCCCGCAACGTGCTGATGCTCCTCAGCGACGACCAGCGTCACGACACGGTCGGGGCGCTGGGCAACCGCGACATCCGGACGCCGAACCTGGATCGACTGGTGCGCGAGGGCACCGCCCTCACTCACGCCTGCACCATGGGCGGGCGGCATGGCGCCCTGTGCATCCCGAGCCGCGCGATGCTGCTGACCGGGCGCATGCTCTTCCATGCGCCGGACCAGATCCCGGCCGGCGTGGGCCTCTGGCCGGAGGAGCTCCGCAAGGCAGGCTACACCACGTTCGGTACGGGCAAGTGGCACAACAATCGCGACGCCTTCGCCCGCGCCTTCTCGTGCGGCGGGCCCGTCTTCTTCGGCGGCATGTCGGACCACGCACGCGTGCCGGTGCAGGACTTCGACCCGGAAGGCCGCTACCCGGACGAGCGGGCGCGCGTGGAGAATCGCTTCTCCAGCGAGCTCTTCACCGACTCCCTCGTGCGCTTCCTGCGCGATCGGCGCGGCGCGGAGCCATTCATGGCCTACGTGGCCTACACCGCTCCGCATGACCCGCGCATGGCGCCGGAGCCCTACGCGTCGATGTACCCGCCCGAGCGAATTCCCCTGCCGCCGAACTTCCTGCCCGGCCATCCGTTCGACAACGGCGAGATCCACAACCGCGACGAGGACCTGGCGCCCTTCCCGCGCACGCCCGAGGTGGTGCGCCGCCACATCGCCGACTACTACGCCATGATCACGCACCTGGACGCGCAGATCGGCCGCGTGCTCGACACTCTGCGCGAGACCGGCCTCGACCGCGACACGCTGGTCGTGTTCGCCGGCGACAACGGCCTGGCGCTCGGGCAGCATGGCCTCCTCGGCAAGCAGAGCCTCTACGAGCACAGCATGCGCGTGCCGCTTATCTTCTCCGGGCCGGGCGTGCCGCGCGGCGCCCGCCGCGACGCGCTCTGCTACCTGCTCGACGTCTATCCCACGGTCTGCGACCTGATGGGGGTGGCCGTGCCGGCCTCCGTGGAGGGGGCGAGTCTGGAGAAGGTGTTGCGGGGCGACGCCGACGCGGTGCGCGACAGCCTGTTCCTCCCCTACCGCGACCTGGGGCGCGCCGTGCGCGACCGCCGTTGGAAGCTGATCGAGTACCGCGTGGCGGGTGAGCGGCACACGCAGCTCTTCGACCTGCGCGCCGACCCGTGGGAGACGCACGACTTCTCCAATGATCCCGAGCACCAGGCGACGCTGGAGCGCATGCGCGCACTTCTGGCGCGCTGGCAGCGCGAGACGGGCGACCCGGCGGGGGTATGGACGGCCTGA
- a CDS encoding S9 family peptidase — MPRPALRIPAPARRADTRDLLHGIEITDPYRWLEDQNSPETRAWIAEQNAAAEGFVRALPGREGLRERLAALLRTDEIGLPIARAGWCWYRRRRADQELAAVCRRPEPGGPEEVLLDPNGWTDDDSLSAHLLDVSEDGRLVAYGVQRGGEDEMEVRFRDPGAGADLPDVLPRGRYYGGTCLLEDAVLYAIQTPGGPRVRLHPFGSDPADDAEIWGHAYGPEVMVGVEAAPRGRFAVLTAYFGSAATRTEVFVLPLPPTGPPRAVVDELDARFEALLAGDHLYLVTNWQAPNGRVLRVPLDDPARGRWTEVVPEQSAAIRSAAAIGGRLLVERLVDVASRVAVHLPDGMPEAAAPLPPACSLTGISGHWEDPISYVGYTTFTEPHVILRCRPEAGDWAEWGRVRVPIDAARFETQQVWCESPDGTRVPMFLVHAPGLASDGDRPALLTGYGGFNASVTPTFSVRAVAFAERGGIYAVPALRGGGEFGEAWHAAGMRERKQNVFDDFLAAARWLVDSGWTRPERLAIAGSSNGGLLVGAALTQRPDLFRAVVCRVPLLDMLRYHRFLVARFWVPEYGSADDSAAFEYLRAYSPYHNVRDGERYPAVLFMTGDSDTRVDPLHARKMTALLQSATGSGRPVMLLYDTKSGHSGGKPVGALVEEVTDELAFVLDQLGALAPEGGAAGGA, encoded by the coding sequence ATGCCCCGACCCGCGTTACGCATCCCCGCGCCCGCGCGGCGCGCCGACACCCGCGACCTGCTTCACGGCATCGAGATCACCGACCCGTACCGCTGGCTGGAGGATCAGAACAGCCCGGAAACGCGCGCCTGGATCGCGGAGCAGAACGCCGCCGCCGAGGGGTTTGTGCGCGCCCTGCCGGGCCGCGAGGGCCTGCGCGAGCGCCTGGCCGCGCTGCTGAGGACCGACGAGATCGGCCTGCCCATCGCTCGCGCCGGCTGGTGCTGGTACCGCCGCCGCCGCGCCGACCAGGAGCTCGCCGCCGTGTGCCGTCGTCCCGAGCCCGGCGGCCCCGAGGAGGTGCTGCTGGACCCGAACGGGTGGACCGACGACGACTCCCTGAGCGCGCACCTCCTCGACGTGAGCGAGGACGGGCGCCTGGTGGCCTACGGCGTGCAACGTGGCGGCGAGGACGAGATGGAGGTGCGGTTCCGCGACCCCGGGGCCGGCGCCGATCTTCCCGACGTCCTACCACGCGGCAGGTACTACGGCGGAACATGCCTCCTCGAGGACGCCGTACTCTACGCGATCCAGACGCCCGGCGGCCCGCGCGTGCGCCTCCATCCCTTCGGCTCCGACCCGGCTGACGACGCCGAGATCTGGGGGCACGCCTACGGGCCCGAGGTCATGGTCGGCGTCGAGGCCGCGCCTCGCGGTCGGTTCGCCGTGCTGACCGCCTACTTCGGCTCCGCGGCCACACGTACCGAGGTCTTCGTGCTCCCCCTGCCGCCCACCGGGCCGCCACGGGCCGTGGTGGACGAGCTGGACGCCCGCTTCGAGGCGCTGCTCGCCGGCGATCATCTCTATCTGGTGACCAACTGGCAGGCCCCGAATGGCCGCGTGCTGCGAGTCCCCCTGGACGACCCGGCGCGCGGGCGCTGGACGGAGGTTGTGCCCGAGCAGTCGGCGGCCATTCGCTCGGCCGCCGCCATCGGCGGGCGCCTGCTGGTGGAGCGCCTGGTGGACGTGGCCTCGCGAGTCGCGGTCCACCTGCCGGACGGCATGCCGGAGGCAGCGGCGCCGCTGCCGCCGGCGTGCTCGCTCACCGGAATCTCCGGCCACTGGGAGGACCCGATCTCCTACGTCGGCTACACCACGTTCACCGAGCCGCACGTCATCCTGCGCTGCCGCCCGGAAGCCGGTGATTGGGCCGAGTGGGGGCGCGTCCGAGTGCCGATCGACGCGGCGCGCTTCGAGACGCAGCAGGTGTGGTGCGAGTCGCCCGATGGCACGCGCGTCCCGATGTTCCTGGTCCACGCGCCCGGTCTCGCCAGCGATGGCGACCGCCCGGCGCTTCTGACGGGCTACGGCGGCTTCAACGCCTCCGTCACGCCCACGTTCAGCGTGCGCGCGGTGGCGTTCGCGGAGCGCGGCGGCATCTACGCCGTGCCCGCGCTGCGCGGCGGCGGCGAGTTCGGCGAGGCCTGGCACGCGGCCGGCATGCGCGAGCGCAAGCAGAACGTGTTCGACGACTTCCTTGCCGCCGCGCGGTGGCTGGTGGACTCCGGCTGGACGCGCCCGGAGCGCCTGGCGATCGCCGGGAGCAGCAATGGCGGGCTGCTGGTGGGCGCCGCGCTCACTCAGCGCCCGGACCTTTTCCGCGCCGTCGTCTGCCGCGTTCCGCTGCTCGACATGCTGCGCTATCACCGGTTCCTGGTGGCGCGCTTCTGGGTGCCGGAGTACGGCTCCGCGGACGACTCGGCGGCGTTCGAGTACCTGCGCGCCTACTCGCCCTACCACAATGTGCGCGACGGGGAGCGCTACCCCGCGGTGCTCTTCATGACCGGCGACAGCGACACGCGCGTGGACCCGCTGCACGCGCGAAAGATGACGGCACTGCTGCAGTCCGCCACCGGCTCCGGTCGGCCGGTGATGCTGCTCTACGACACGAAGTCAGGTCATTCCGGCGGCAAGCCCGTCGGCGCCCTGGTGGAGGAGGTCACCGACGAGCTCGCCTTCGTGCTCGATCAACTCGGCGCGCTCGCGCCTGAAGGGGGTGCGGCCGGCGGGGCTTGA
- a CDS encoding ABC transporter ATP-binding protein: MPLLETLPAHVEARLKELRANRGEGSPWEPAARAMLPSGSAASDELSPAPSPEGDGAAAPEEAPPEEAPSEEGNGARRLVFATDIEDSGRFEPEWLVVDHGHVYVLSDGDGKHVDVRHSVPLGSIREATADMLVGNGLLRVRTPDETVTLLRYSQAAAAEANAVARQINLMAKGEPPRWEQVESRKRLCPRCKRVLPDHTDVCPGCVDRRAVMLRLFRFLKPYKLYAAASVAVIFGVSLVELAPPYIGGRIVDLIVRANQTGSRDMTPIAWFVLFFIATRLAAAGLAYCQRRLNSFLGARVLMDIRLAMFDKLSTLSLSFYDRRTIGSVMSRVTNDADHLWDFLTDGIPWLMSTLLALIGTSVVLFGMNWRLALILLTPGIFVFALNRWFMPRARGKWRHVWRRISRMYSSLGTALNGMRVVKAFAQEDREVSLFRDRNMQVFSASYAANAMWAIYWPILGLLMSSGYVILWLYGGSQVLGRVMTVGTLTAFAGYLMRFYSPFQDFGRVIDWSTRSLTAADRVFEVLDTEAEIQEAPEPRALPAMRGAVEFRDVSFSYDGARRVLEDFSLKVDAGEMIGLVGHSGAGKSTIINLLARFYDVTEGAILVDGVDLRDLRRHDFRSQIGIVLQEPFLFPGTIRENIAYAKPDAGVEEILRAAKAANCHEFILKFPDGYDTQVGERGQRLSGGERQRISIARAILHDPRILILDEATASVDTETEKQIQEAIQRLVRNRTTFAIAHRLSTLRHATRLVVMQEGRLAECGTHDELMDLDGVYAGLVKIQTEVNRIRAI, from the coding sequence ATGCCACTCCTGGAAACGCTGCCCGCACACGTGGAGGCGCGGCTCAAGGAGCTTCGAGCCAACCGCGGCGAGGGATCGCCCTGGGAGCCGGCCGCGCGGGCGATGCTGCCCTCCGGTTCGGCCGCGTCGGACGAGTTGAGCCCGGCGCCGTCGCCCGAGGGCGACGGCGCCGCCGCACCCGAGGAGGCGCCACCGGAGGAGGCGCCGTCGGAGGAGGGCAACGGCGCCCGTCGCCTTGTGTTCGCCACCGACATCGAGGACTCCGGCCGCTTCGAGCCCGAATGGCTCGTGGTGGACCACGGCCACGTCTACGTGCTCTCGGACGGTGACGGCAAGCACGTCGACGTCCGCCACTCGGTGCCTCTTGGCTCCATCCGCGAGGCTACCGCCGACATGCTCGTCGGCAACGGCCTGCTGCGCGTGCGCACGCCGGACGAAACGGTGACCCTGCTGCGCTACTCGCAGGCCGCCGCCGCCGAGGCGAACGCGGTGGCGCGGCAGATCAACCTGATGGCGAAGGGGGAGCCGCCGCGGTGGGAACAGGTCGAGTCGCGCAAGCGGCTCTGCCCCCGGTGCAAGCGCGTCCTCCCCGACCACACCGACGTCTGCCCCGGGTGCGTCGATCGACGCGCCGTCATGCTGCGACTGTTCCGCTTCCTCAAGCCGTACAAGCTCTATGCCGCCGCCAGCGTGGCCGTCATCTTCGGAGTCTCGCTCGTGGAGCTGGCGCCGCCGTACATCGGCGGCCGCATCGTCGACCTCATCGTGCGCGCGAACCAGACGGGCTCGCGCGACATGACGCCGATCGCCTGGTTCGTCCTCTTCTTCATCGCCACGCGCCTGGCCGCCGCCGGCCTGGCCTACTGCCAGCGCCGCCTCAACTCGTTCCTGGGCGCCCGCGTGCTGATGGACATCCGCCTTGCGATGTTCGACAAGCTGAGCACGCTCTCGCTCAGCTTCTACGACCGGCGGACCATCGGCTCGGTGATGTCGCGCGTCACCAACGACGCCGACCACCTCTGGGACTTCCTGACGGACGGCATCCCCTGGCTCATGTCGACGCTCCTCGCCCTGATCGGCACGAGCGTCGTGCTCTTCGGGATGAACTGGCGGTTGGCGCTGATCCTGCTGACTCCGGGCATCTTCGTGTTCGCGCTGAACCGCTGGTTCATGCCGCGCGCTCGCGGGAAGTGGCGCCACGTGTGGCGGCGAATCAGCCGCATGTACTCCTCGCTGGGCACCGCGCTCAACGGCATGCGGGTGGTGAAGGCCTTCGCGCAGGAGGACCGCGAGGTGAGCCTCTTCCGCGACCGCAACATGCAGGTGTTCAGCGCCAGCTACGCGGCCAACGCCATGTGGGCGATCTACTGGCCCATCCTCGGCCTGCTGATGAGCTCCGGTTACGTCATTCTATGGCTCTACGGCGGCAGCCAGGTGCTGGGCCGCGTGATGACGGTGGGCACGCTGACGGCCTTCGCCGGCTACCTGATGCGCTTCTACTCCCCGTTTCAAGACTTCGGGCGCGTGATCGACTGGTCGACGCGCTCGCTCACGGCCGCCGACCGCGTGTTCGAGGTGCTGGACACGGAGGCCGAGATCCAGGAGGCCCCGGAGCCCAGGGCGCTGCCCGCCATGCGCGGCGCCGTCGAGTTCCGCGACGTGTCGTTCAGCTACGATGGCGCACGGCGAGTGCTGGAGGACTTCTCGCTGAAGGTGGACGCCGGGGAGATGATCGGGCTCGTGGGGCACAGCGGCGCGGGCAAGTCCACCATCATCAACCTGCTGGCGCGCTTCTACGACGTGACGGAGGGCGCCATCCTGGTCGACGGCGTGGATCTGCGCGACCTGCGGCGTCACGACTTCCGCAGCCAGATCGGCATCGTCCTGCAGGAGCCCTTCCTTTTCCCCGGAACCATTCGCGAGAACATCGCCTACGCCAAGCCCGACGCCGGCGTGGAGGAGATACTGCGCGCGGCCAAGGCCGCCAACTGCCACGAGTTCATCCTGAAGTTCCCGGACGGCTACGACACGCAGGTGGGCGAGCGCGGCCAGCGCCTGTCCGGCGGCGAGCGCCAGCGCATCTCCATCGCGCGCGCCATCCTGCACGATCCCAGGATCCTGATCCTGGACGAGGCGACCGCCAGCGTCGACACCGAGACCGAGAAGCAGATCCAGGAGGCCATTCAGCGGCTCGTGCGGAACCGCACCACCTTCGCGATCGCCCACCGCCTGAGCACCCTGCGCCACGCGACTCGCCTGGTGGTGATGCAGGAGGGCCGCCTCGCGGAGTGCGGCACGCACGACGAGTTGATGGACCTGGACGGCGTCTACGCCGGACTTGTCAAGATCCAGACCGAGGTGAACCGCATCCGCGCCATCTGA
- a CDS encoding DUF1854 domain-containing protein gives MDADPHLVTTPDAYDLRFLEPARLRLFRALGVTRATLLGERSWMRVMVTRAFPISDPAHYLGLLDGAGKDIGVVRDIADLDADSRAVAEEELRLRYYLPVVRRVVSVKEEFGTVYWTVDTDFGEKDMVVRNLRDSLQEVGPSRVLVTDVEGNRYEFPDINLLDSESMTIVLRHL, from the coding sequence GTGGACGCCGACCCGCATCTGGTGACGACGCCGGACGCGTACGACCTGCGCTTTCTGGAGCCGGCGCGCCTGCGGCTGTTCCGCGCTCTAGGCGTCACGCGCGCCACGCTTCTGGGCGAGCGCTCGTGGATGCGCGTCATGGTGACCCGCGCCTTCCCGATCTCCGATCCCGCTCACTACCTGGGGCTCCTGGACGGCGCCGGCAAGGATATTGGCGTCGTCCGCGACATCGCCGACCTCGACGCGGACTCGCGCGCCGTGGCCGAGGAAGAGCTGCGGCTGCGTTACTACCTGCCGGTCGTGCGCCGGGTGGTGAGCGTGAAGGAGGAGTTCGGCACCGTCTACTGGACAGTGGACACCGACTTCGGCGAGAAGGACATGGTCGTCCGCAACCTGCGCGACAGCCTGCAGGAGGTGGGGCCGTCACGCGTGCTCGTGACCGACGTCGAGGGCAACCGCTACGAGTTCCCGGACATCAACCTCCTCGACTCCGAGAGCATGACCATCGTGCTCCGTCACCTCTGA